A genome region from Solirubrobacter pauli includes the following:
- a CDS encoding D-alanyl-D-alanine carboxypeptidase family protein — translation MRRAAVAALAAAATLLTVPNQAQARDCPDAVGAQAAIVIEASTGTVVCQRQADKRLSIGSATKLMTALVTLEKAKMSETFTASDYRPAPIESQIRLLPGERMKVSDLMRGLLLESGNDAAVTLAEGVSGSRKAFIREMNRRARELELENTHFANPIGLDQEGNYSSARDLVLLAKVLREYTFFNKIVDSPSGTLKTGDHPRTFRNRNKLVARYPWVNGVKTGHTRGAGYVLVGSGSRNGIQLISAVLGTPSEAARDNDTMALLNWAIPKFQRVRAVVEGKTMATAQIRDRQGATLKLAPDRTVRRIIERGKRDEITTTVQAPDVVEGPIRSGQRLGRVEVRQAGTLVATVALVAKSAVPAPTPAQKAKTWAARPWVIGGIGVVLIATVLLVSRRARTSRRRPSRREARAAS, via the coding sequence ATGAGGCGCGCCGCCGTGGCGGCGCTGGCTGCGGCAGCGACGCTCCTCACCGTCCCCAACCAGGCGCAGGCCCGGGATTGCCCGGATGCCGTGGGCGCGCAGGCCGCGATCGTGATCGAGGCCTCGACCGGCACGGTCGTCTGCCAGCGCCAGGCCGACAAGCGCCTGTCGATCGGCTCGGCCACGAAGCTGATGACCGCGCTCGTGACGCTCGAGAAGGCGAAGATGAGCGAGACCTTCACGGCGTCCGACTACCGGCCGGCGCCGATCGAGTCGCAGATCCGGCTCCTCCCGGGCGAGCGGATGAAGGTCTCCGACCTCATGCGCGGCCTGCTGCTTGAGTCCGGCAACGACGCCGCCGTCACGCTCGCCGAGGGCGTCTCCGGCTCGCGCAAGGCGTTCATCCGCGAGATGAACCGCCGCGCACGCGAGCTGGAGCTCGAGAACACGCACTTCGCGAACCCGATCGGGCTCGACCAGGAGGGCAACTACTCGTCCGCGCGCGACCTGGTCCTGCTCGCGAAGGTCCTGCGTGAGTACACGTTCTTCAACAAGATCGTCGACTCGCCGTCGGGCACGCTGAAGACCGGCGACCACCCGCGCACCTTCCGCAACCGCAACAAGCTCGTCGCCCGCTACCCGTGGGTGAACGGCGTCAAGACGGGCCACACGCGCGGCGCGGGCTACGTGCTGGTGGGCTCGGGCAGCCGCAACGGCATCCAGCTGATCTCGGCCGTGCTCGGCACGCCGAGCGAGGCGGCGCGCGACAACGACACGATGGCGCTGCTGAATTGGGCGATCCCGAAGTTCCAGCGCGTCCGCGCGGTGGTCGAGGGCAAGACGATGGCCACGGCCCAGATCCGCGACCGCCAGGGCGCGACGCTCAAGCTCGCCCCGGACCGCACGGTGCGCCGCATCATCGAGCGCGGCAAGCGCGACGAGATCACGACCACGGTCCAGGCGCCGGACGTCGTCGAGGGCCCGATCCGCAGCGGTCAGCGCCTCGGCCGCGTCGAGGTGCGGCAGGCGGGAACGCTGGTCGCGACCGTCGCGCTCGTAGCCAAGTCGGCGGTCCCCGCGCCCACTCCAGCGCAAAAGGCCAAAACCTGGGCGGCGCGCCCGTGGGTGATCGGCGGCATCGGAGTGGTCTTAATCGCTACGGTCCTGCTTGTGAGCCGCCGTGCCCGAACCAGCCGCCGGCGGCCGTCGCGCCGCGAGGCCCGCGCCGCATCATGA